One genomic window of Halobacterium noricense includes the following:
- a CDS encoding DoxX family protein, with protein sequence MSLESIALVGSQAVLGLVGVAVGGAKVTHQEDQVEDFQRFGYPPWFRILTGLIEIGAGLALLAGLVWLSEFTVAGGILLSSVMVGAVATHIRTGDPISKTAVPAVLFAFTAGLLIIRDVTIPL encoded by the coding sequence ATGAGCCTGGAGAGCATCGCGCTCGTCGGCTCCCAGGCCGTGCTCGGACTCGTGGGCGTGGCCGTCGGCGGTGCGAAGGTCACCCATCAGGAGGACCAGGTCGAAGACTTCCAGCGGTTCGGATATCCACCGTGGTTCCGAATTCTCACCGGTCTTATCGAGATTGGCGCCGGTCTCGCGTTGCTCGCGGGCCTGGTGTGGCTCTCCGAGTTTACCGTGGCGGGTGGAATTCTCCTGAGTAGCGTGATGGTGGGCGCAGTGGCCACGCACATCCGTACTGGCGACCCAATATCGAAAACTGCCGTGCCAGCGGTCCTCTTCGCCTTCACAGCGGGGCTGCTCATAATCCGTGACGTGACGATTCCGCTGTAA
- a CDS encoding winged helix-turn-helix transcriptional regulator, with amino-acid sequence MDLLSRRYAMQLVCVVDAIGPARYGDIEATFEEVSSSTLSTRLEELVDAGILSREQYDEIPPRVEYELTETGKELGQRLEPLLRWAEEIDETELATGQE; translated from the coding sequence ATGGATCTCCTCAGCCGCCGGTACGCGATGCAACTCGTCTGCGTGGTCGACGCGATCGGCCCGGCCCGCTACGGTGACATCGAAGCGACGTTCGAGGAGGTGAGCAGCTCGACGCTCTCGACGCGACTCGAGGAACTCGTCGACGCCGGCATCCTCTCCCGTGAGCAATACGACGAAATCCCGCCACGGGTCGAATACGAACTCACAGAGACCGGTAAAGAACTGGGCCAGCGCCTCGAACCACTGCTCAGGTGGGCCGAAGAAATCGACGAGACGGAACTCGCTACTGGCCAGGAGTAA
- a CDS encoding cation diffusion facilitator family transporter, translated as MNSERHSHEHGEDAGVRTLGAVAAINLAGFVIELLGGLAFGSVALVGDAFHMLFDSLAYVMALIAAYIGTKSEPGEYWSYGLSRVEPFAAFLNGVLLVPMVLFLVWESYQRYLSPVDINPRMTILLATGGLVVNLASVYVVQGGEMSLNERGAFYHLLGDAGASIAVIVSMLFVEFGGYYIADPITAVLIAVIIIWSAVKLLRESGAIFFQRSPISVEDLGARIEAIDDVTVVSDVHVWSLSGRLDVATVHVTSDIETIEERDALKRAITELLHDEFDINHVTVDILSEDSYARPTEHGD; from the coding sequence ATGAATTCCGAGCGTCACAGTCACGAACACGGCGAGGACGCTGGTGTTCGCACTCTTGGTGCGGTAGCAGCTATTAATCTCGCCGGCTTCGTTATTGAACTCTTGGGTGGTTTGGCGTTTGGATCTGTCGCGCTCGTCGGGGACGCGTTCCACATGCTGTTCGACTCGCTGGCGTACGTGATGGCACTCATCGCGGCCTACATCGGAACTAAATCCGAACCCGGCGAATACTGGAGTTACGGCCTGAGCCGCGTCGAACCGTTCGCAGCGTTCCTGAACGGCGTGTTACTCGTCCCGATGGTACTATTCCTGGTCTGGGAGTCCTACCAGCGCTACCTCTCACCAGTAGACATCAACCCTCGGATGACCATTCTTCTGGCAACTGGGGGTCTGGTCGTGAATCTTGCGTCCGTGTACGTCGTTCAGGGCGGTGAAATGTCGCTGAACGAGCGTGGTGCGTTCTATCACCTCCTCGGGGATGCAGGCGCATCTATCGCTGTTATTGTTTCGATGCTGTTCGTGGAGTTCGGCGGTTACTACATCGCGGACCCGATTACCGCAGTGCTCATCGCTGTTATCATCATTTGGTCGGCGGTCAAACTGCTTCGGGAAAGTGGCGCGATTTTCTTCCAGCGCAGCCCGATATCGGTCGAAGACCTCGGAGCACGCATCGAAGCCATCGACGACGTGACTGTGGTCTCGGACGTCCACGTCTGGTCGCTTTCAGGCAGGCTTGACGTGGCAACAGTTCACGTGACTAGCGACATCGAAACAATCGAGGAGCGTGACGCACTCAAGCGAGCGATCACGGAACTGCTCCACGATGAATTCGACATCAATCATGTTACCGTCGATATTCTCAGTGAGGATTCGTACGCTCGCCCAACCGAGCATGGTGATTGA
- a CDS encoding plastocyanin/azurin family copper-binding protein — MERRQVLKTAGLLATGGITSLAGCSSSGNGDGGESATSESQATSSSSGSNTVMMVTEGSNYYFDPIGLFVESGETVTFEIQSGSHSATAYKEGTSSASVTRIPNGAETFNSEILSEQGATYEHTFETTGTYDYFCIPHKPMGMVGRIVVGEPGGPAEGRMPPDGDVPESQIIVDQESVSYSEFSG; from the coding sequence ATGGAGCGTCGACAGGTGCTCAAGACAGCCGGACTTCTCGCAACAGGTGGCATAACTAGTCTCGCAGGATGTAGTAGTTCAGGGAACGGAGATGGTGGTGAGTCGGCCACGAGTGAGTCACAGGCGACCAGTAGCTCAAGCGGTTCGAATACAGTTATGATGGTTACCGAGGGTAGCAACTATTATTTCGATCCCATCGGCCTATTCGTTGAATCCGGGGAGACGGTCACGTTCGAAATTCAGAGTGGGAGTCACTCGGCGACTGCCTACAAAGAAGGAACAAGTTCGGCATCGGTAACTCGAATACCTAACGGGGCAGAAACGTTCAATAGCGAGATATTGAGTGAACAGGGTGCGACCTACGAGCATACGTTCGAAACTACAGGTACATACGATTACTTCTGTATTCCACACAAACCTATGGGGATGGTCGGTCGGATCGTCGTCGGCGAACCAGGGGGTCCTGCCGAAGGGAGGATGCCGCCGGACGGAGACGTTCCCGAGAGTCAGATCATCGTCGATCAAGAGAGCGTATCGTACAGCGAGTTCTCCGGGTAG
- a CDS encoding metal-dependent hydrolase, translating into MFVGHGLGAFALVAFLATVAGCSRERAIQLGIVAGLFAFVPDVDIVYAPIGLLARSVQTVSPDVFWGTANTVHRGATHSIVIGAILAAAVAAWNIPARVSRIAAVGGFLSIIAIGAVVDGLVNAGVLVVYVATGLAIGEWARRKRSSTGWLFGAALIGLVSHPFGDLFTGGPADFLYPFDIVLVTSRIALHPDPTVHLLAVFLLELGTIWLAIVAYTRLQRISIRRLLRPRAVAGSGYAAAVFVIPTPTIHTALLFVFSILALAIVGVGIPAHPFARHRRSETLVTGLAAVTVGAIAYAAAYGTLG; encoded by the coding sequence ATGTTCGTCGGGCACGGCCTCGGAGCGTTCGCACTCGTTGCGTTTCTAGCGACGGTGGCGGGCTGTAGCCGTGAGCGAGCGATACAGTTGGGCATCGTCGCCGGACTGTTTGCATTCGTCCCTGACGTGGATATCGTGTACGCACCTATTGGATTGCTTGCACGGTCCGTACAGACGGTGTCTCCTGATGTGTTCTGGGGGACTGCGAATACGGTTCATCGCGGAGCCACGCATTCGATCGTGATTGGTGCGATTCTTGCTGCCGCGGTCGCAGCATGGAATATTCCAGCGCGCGTCAGCCGAATTGCTGCTGTCGGGGGCTTCTTGTCCATCATCGCTATCGGCGCGGTCGTCGACGGCCTCGTGAACGCTGGAGTGTTAGTCGTGTACGTAGCTACAGGGCTCGCAATCGGGGAGTGGGCACGTCGGAAGAGGAGTTCGACGGGCTGGCTGTTTGGTGCAGCTCTGATCGGCTTGGTATCGCATCCGTTCGGAGATCTATTCACGGGCGGTCCTGCCGATTTTCTCTATCCGTTCGACATCGTGCTGGTGACCAGTCGGATTGCGTTGCATCCGGACCCGACGGTGCACTTGCTGGCCGTGTTCCTCCTTGAACTCGGGACGATTTGGCTAGCGATAGTCGCGTATACGCGGTTACAGCGGATTTCGATCCGTAGGTTGCTTCGCCCGCGTGCCGTGGCCGGAAGCGGGTACGCGGCTGCTGTCTTCGTTATTCCTACGCCGACGATTCACACGGCTCTACTCTTTGTCTTCAGTATTCTCGCGCTCGCCATCGTCGGAGTTGGGATTCCAGCCCATCCCTTCGCTCGCCACAGACGCAGTGAAACGCTCGTGACAGGACTCGCCGCAGTTACCGTTGGTGCTATCGCGTACGCAGCTGCTTACGGTACGCTCGGCTGA
- the merB gene encoding organomercurial lyase, translating into MSRFFGASIDTFDDMVAAIRTVVEGDGIAIDELCHVDGETPHYAKTADETYYFRCFYDGIALAHLVDEPVEIRTETPTEEPIEIQMSPADGVDVTPPDAVMSFGVTTESDVPADETPSAPDVYGAVCPYVKAFYTREDYERWAEDVAATTVGIHLDAGVPIAAALTASAPSEGAQ; encoded by the coding sequence ATGAGCCGGTTCTTCGGCGCCTCGATCGACACGTTCGACGACATGGTCGCGGCGATCCGCACCGTGGTTGAGGGGGACGGGATTGCTATCGACGAACTCTGTCACGTCGACGGCGAGACCCCGCACTACGCGAAGACGGCGGACGAAACCTACTACTTCCGGTGTTTCTACGACGGGATCGCGCTCGCGCATCTCGTGGACGAACCCGTCGAAATCCGGACTGAAACTCCCACGGAGGAGCCGATCGAGATCCAGATGTCACCCGCGGATGGTGTCGACGTCACGCCGCCAGACGCGGTCATGTCCTTCGGGGTGACCACCGAGAGCGACGTACCCGCTGACGAGACGCCTTCCGCGCCCGATGTCTACGGCGCTGTCTGTCCGTACGTGAAGGCGTTCTACACTCGCGAGGACTACGAGCGCTGGGCGGAAGACGTGGCGGCCACCACGGTCGGGATTCACCTCGACGCCGGCGTTCCTATAGCCGCCGCACTGACGGCATCCGCTCCGTCGGAGGGTGCCCAATGA